One stretch of Ooceraea biroi isolate clonal line C1 chromosome 4, Obir_v5.4, whole genome shotgun sequence DNA includes these proteins:
- the LOC105283899 gene encoding hatching enzyme, giving the protein MLDRRYDGTVCPNDLDGPGKVLAHATLPSGARDGVSEVHVDHREAWHIALTPNPQNSHHLLRMLVHEIGHSLGLSHTTDENSLMYAYSPAVEWPVVLGMEDVLAVRNLYGVAEGESSTAAPAEPTVVQRTTTPASTTATAAAPEPPDPCTWRHVATLLVLGKRLFITRGRYA; this is encoded by the coding sequence ATGCTGGACCGTAGATACGACGGCACCGTCTGCCCCAACGACCTCGACGGACCGGGCAAGGTGCTGGCTCACGCGACGTTACCCTCCGGGGCTCGGGACGGCGTGTCGGAGGTGCACGTCGACCACCGCGAGGCGTGGCACATCGCGCTGACCCCCAATCCGCAGAACTCGCATCACCTGCTGCGAATGCTCGTTCACGAGATCGGCCACTCGTTGGGACTGTCGCACACCACGGACGAGAACTCGCTCATGTACGCGTACTCGCCCGCCGTGGAATGGCCGGTGGTGCTGGGTATGGAGGACGTTCTCGCCGTGCGGAATCTCTACGGTGTCGCGGAGGGCGAGTCGTCGACCGCGGCGCCCGCCGAGCCTACGGTCGTACAAAGGACCACGACGCCCGCGAGCACGACCgcaacggcggcggcgccGGAGCCGCCCGATCCGTGCACCTGGCGCCATGTCGCCACCCTGCTCGTGCTAGGAAAGCGCTTGTTCATCACGCGCGGGCGGTACGCGTGA
- the LOC109610893 gene encoding uncharacterized protein LOC109610893 encodes MDCTYPPRYARGRRNTDLGLPPNAVINAALNAHKGRTYVIYNDYAVLEMDECNMTARGYHTLQTVFPGTPSAVRTAYRYTDGHLYFVHRDRFFAYNKFIETVTRSGKFDLDVIGVTCQREDILRKLWDLLARLVSSSIAFD; translated from the coding sequence ATGGATTGTACTTATCCCCCTCGATACGCGCGTGGCCGACGTAACACGGATCTCGGGCTTCCGCCCAACGCGGTGATCAACGCCGCGCTGAACGCGCACAAGGGTCGCACCTACGTCATATACAACGATTACGCGGTACTAGAAATGGACGAATGCAACATGACGGCTCGCGGGTACCATACGCTGCAGACGGTTTTCCCGGGTACACCGTCGGCGGTACGCACGGCCTACCGCTACACCGATGGACACCTCTACTTCGTTCATCGGGATCGCTTCTTCGCGTACAACAAGTTCATCGAAACCGTGACGAGGTCCGGGAAGTTCGATCTCGATGTGATCGGTGTGACGTGTCAGAGGGAGGATATCTTACGGAAATTGTGGGATCTGCTCGCTCGACTCGTTAGTTCCAGCATCGCGTTTGATTAG
- the LOC113561775 gene encoding LOW QUALITY PROTEIN: ATP-dependent DNA helicase PIF1-like (The sequence of the model RefSeq protein was modified relative to this genomic sequence to represent the inferred CDS: inserted 1 base in 1 codon), translating into MRNVPTAIAGRKQLKHKSRLYDLPRTNNEVDINDYNPGILTAWEGNMDIQFIGEKSTLLTWYVTKYLNKAAKSELSDFDLANCKNDINKSLASVLWNFALRSISSRECGAFEAADMLLGIPLYGTDRNTTIKWLDVNSIRQRKLKNRKEIEALDGESTDIFYPSVRDNYYPNRPEELESVSLYEFVQWHNVNNRPEEYFFSLLLMFKPWRKLEDLRDSCDTYAESFHKVKLHLTKALQYHEKLEELKKAFETAQELVRQLLDEELQKNVSQDDPDNPIGVQNIEAGEAMQDFRDLGNKIDETINVSDNSILRLYVSGEGRTGKSFLIKTIKCWIKQYLNKDTAVAAPTGIAAFNIDGLTVHRLLQLPVEHGHIPKYKPLSDHVLKVLRADLKDVVLFVIDEVSMISNLTLMYIHLRLSEIFNTNDCEDGRFGQKHILLFGDLLQLPPVHDDPVFVRLPNDKIDKCIGSLTAVNLWTTLFDYDELTINMRQQGDDSYRQLLSRIRIGLLTNSDCEILENRKISFKGDSFESRLNELCNFINEFSSDXCLLPTRRMCDVLNAAMLNRIVSKEILLIAEDTIDCIPYVRKKVSKVLSSNDDDNSKTAGLSKEIVIKIGAKVMIRRNIDATLGLVNGTIAEVISVVQDTSTDHVEKIKLLLPSELEYFIEKVSVKFEVVDRAFVTRKQFPLCLSYGITIHKSQGLSLQSAIMDIGNSIFNCGQVYVALSRVTSLKGLHLINYDPSSVTAEEKAIREYNQLRNKYKPEAEIITLAKERYRKTMFHVMQMQHYNV; encoded by the exons ATGAGAAATGTGCCTACTGCAATAGCAggtagaaaacaattaaaacataaaagcaGATTGTACGATCTTCCTCGAACAAATAATGAAGtcgatattaatgattataatccTGGTATTCTTACTGCATGGGAAGGAAATAtggatatacaatttattggtGAAAAGTCGACATTGCTCACTTGGTACGTTaccaaatatttgaataaagcaGCAAAAAGTGAGTTATCTGATTTTGATCTTGCAAATTGTaagaatgatataaataaatcattggCAAGTGTTCTTTGGAATTTTGCTTTACGATCCATAAGCAGTAGAGAATGTGGAGCTTTTGAAGCTGCTGATATGTTGCTAGGTATTCCTTTATATGGGACTGATCGCAATACGACGATTAAATGGTTAGATGTTAATTCCATACGGcagaggaaattaaaaaatcgtaaaGAAATTGAAGCTCTTGATGGTGAATctacagatatattttatccatCTGTaagagataattattatccCAATAGACCAGAAGAATTAGAATCTGTGTCTCTTTATGAATTCGTACAATG gcataatgttaataatcgaccggaagaatatttcttttctttactgCTTATGTTTAAACCATGGCGGAAATTAGAGGATCTTAGAGATAGTTGTGATACTTATGCGGAATCGTTTCATAAAGTAAAACTGCATCTTACAAAGGCATTGCAATACCATGAAAAActagaagaattaaaaaaagcatttgaaactgCGCAAGAGTTAGTTCGGCAATTACTAGATgaagaattacaaaaaaacgTGTCTCAGGATGACCCTGACAATCCGATAGGCGTTCAAAATATAGAAGCTGGTGAAGCAATGCAAGATTTTAGAGATCTTGGCAATAAAATAGATGAGACAATTAATGT GTCAGATAATTCGATATTACGGTTGTATGTTAGCGGAGAAGGTAGAACTGGAAagagtttcttaattaaaaccaTTAAATGTTGGATAAAACAATATCTCAATAAAGATACCGCTGTAGCGGCACCTACTGGCATAGCAGCGTTTAATATAGACGGTTTGACAGTTCATAGATTGCTTCAATTACCTGTTGAACATGGTCATATTCCAAAGTATAAACCATTGTCTGATCATGTGTTAAAAGTTTTACGAGCAGATCTCAAGGATGTTGTTCTTTTTGTGATTGATGAAGTGTCAATGATATCTAATTTGActttaatgtatatacatcttcgattgtctgaaatatttaatactaacGATTGTGAAGACGGTCGGTTCGGTCAAAAGcacattcttttatttggCGATCTGCTACAATTACCTCCTGTACATGACGATCCTGTTTTTGTACGATTACCAAATgacaaaattgataaatgtatCGGTTCTTTAACTGCTGTTAATTTGTGGACTACATTATTTGATTATGATGAGTTGACGATCAATATGCGTCAGCAAGGGGATGACTCTTATCGACAGTTGTTGTCAAGAATTCGTATTGGTTTATTGACAAATTCTGATTGCGAGATTcttgaaaatcgaaaaatatcgtttaaagGTGATTCTtttgaatctagattaaacgaattatgtaatttcatTAATGAGTTTTCGTCGG ATTGTTTGTTGCCTACTCGTCGTATGTGTGATGTTCTTAATGCTGCAATGTTAAATCGCATTGTTTCGaaagagatattattaattgccgaAGACACGATTGACTGTATTCCATAtgtgagaaagaaagtatcGAAAGTATTATCGagtaatgatgatgataattctAAAACTGCTGGACTTTcaaaagaaattgtaattaagaTTGGAGCAAAAGTTATGATAAGGCGTAATATTGATGCTACCTTAGGTCTTGTGAATGGTACAATAGCTGAGGTAATTTCAGTTGTACAAGATACGTCTACCGATcatgtagaaaaaataaagcttcTTTTACCATCGGAATTAGaatatttcattgaaaaagTGAGCGTTAAATTTGAAGTGGTGGATAGAGCGTTTGTTactagaaaacaatttccattGTGTCTGAGTTATGGAATCACCATTCATAAAAGTCAAGGATTGAGCTTACAAAGTGCTATTATGGACATAGGCAActctatatttaattgcgGTCAAGTTTATGTTGCATTATCACGAGTAACGTCTCTAAAAgggttgcatttaattaactatGATCCTTCATCAGTAACAGCTGAGGAAAAAGCTATTCGAGAATATAATCAACTAAGAAATAAGTACAAACCAGAAGCAGAAATAATTACTCTTGCAAAAGAAcgctatcgcaaa ACAATGTTTCATGTTATGCAAATGCAGCATTACAATGTCTAA
- the LOC109610892 gene encoding uncharacterized protein LOC109610892, translating into MANVLDIADKPIFEERIVGLEIHTYNPYANTSFGHSDEIRIPIQQQNLYTLPCESYLSKSYLCIEGTFSIVGTAAREGDAGAAHTDQARLVNNCAAFLFDEISYELNGVEIDRSRNVGVTSTLKSYVSLTHAHANILQNAGWNLANNTLGPGDFNLCVPLGTLLGFCEDYRRVVINARHELVLIRARNDNNCVVRSSDRHEPKIDLHKVQWRMPRVYLNEINKLRLLRTLESGRFLSMAFHSWDLYEFPLLQSTTAHTWAVKAATQLEKLRYVIFALQTGRRNVATKDVSLFDEYDLSNVKLFLNSEFYPYDNMHLDFTKNRYAVLYDMYARIRRAYYALDRDDDGAMLMMNKFLYCGPLVVIDCSRQNKAVKSATVDVRIEFNCRRNVPPETTASCLILHDRVVEYNPLTSVVRRVV; encoded by the coding sequence ATGGCCAACGTGCTCGACATCGCCGATAAACCGATCTTCGAAGAGCGCATCGTCGGCCTCGAGATCCACACGTACAACCCGTACGCCAACACCTCGTTTGGGCACAGCGACGAGATACGGATTCCCATACAACAGCAGAATCTGTACACGTTGCCCTGCGAGAGCTATCTCTCTAAGAGCTACCTATGCATCGAGGGTACGTTCTCGATCGTTGGGACGGCAGCCAGAGAGGGAGACGCTGGAGCGGCGCACACGGACCAGGCGCGACTGGTGAACAACTGCGCGGCGTTCCTGTTCGACGAGATTAGTTACGAGCTCAACGGCGTGGAAATAGACAGGAGCCGAAACGTCGGCGTGACGAGCACGCTCAAGAGCTACGTGTCCCTGACTCACGCGCACGCTAACATCCTGCAGAACGCGGGATGGAATTTGGCGAACAACACGTTGGGACCGGGCGATTTCAACCTCTGCGTCCCTCTCGGGACGCTTCTGGGCTTCTGCGAGGACTACAGACGCGTGGTGATCAACGCGCGACACGAGCTCGTTCtgatccgcgcgcgcaacgaCAACAACTGCGTCGTGAGGTCGAGCGACCGACACGAGCCGAAGATAGACCTGCACAAGGTGCAGTGGCGCATGCCGCGCGTGTACCTGAACGAGATCAACAAACTACGGCTGCTGCGCACCCTCGAGAGTGGGCGATTTCTTAGCATGGCGTTTCACTCGTGGGACCTGTACGAGTTCCCCCTTCTGCAGAGCACGACCGCGCACACCTGGGCCGTGAAAGCGGCTACGCAGCTGGAAAAGCTGCGCTACGTCATCTTCGCGCTGCAGACCGGCCGAAGGAACGTTGCGACGAAGGACGTCTCTCTGTTCGACGAATACGACCTCTCCAACGTGAAGCTGTTTCTCAATTCGGAGTTCTATCCCTACGACAACATGCATCTGGACTTTACGAAGAATCGGTACGCAGTGCTGTACGACATGTACGCCAGAATCCGCAGAGCGTACTACGCGCTCGATCGAGACGATGACGGTGCGATGCTGATGATGAACAAGTTCCTGTATTGCGGTCCACTCGTGGTGATAGACTGCTCGAGGCAGAACAAGGCCGTGAAGAGCGCCACCGTTGACGTACGCATAGAGTTCAACTGCAGGCGTAACGTCCCGCCCGAGACCACGGCTTCCTGCCTCATACTTCACGATCGCGTAGTCGAGTACAATCCGCTGACGAGCGTAGTTCGACGGGTCGTATAA